The following proteins come from a genomic window of Timaviella obliquedivisa GSE-PSE-MK23-08B:
- the rpsB gene encoding 30S ribosomal protein S2 has product MPVVSLAQLLESGVHFGHQTRRWNPKMSPYIYTSRNGVHIIDLVQTAQLMEDAYVYLRTASEQGKKVLFVGTKRQAAGIIAQEALRCGSYFVNQRWLGGMLTNWTTIKTRVDRLKELERRQDTGALDLLPKKEAAVLRRELEKLQKYLGGIKAMRKIPDIVLLVDQRREYNAVQECQKLNIPIVSLLDTNCDPDTVDVPIPANDDAIRSIKLIVGRLADAIYEGRHGQLEVEEDYDDEEYDYDEGDFPADEEETEEA; this is encoded by the coding sequence ATGCCCGTTGTTTCTTTGGCTCAATTACTAGAGTCTGGTGTTCACTTTGGTCACCAAACCCGCCGTTGGAATCCTAAGATGTCTCCTTACATCTACACTTCCCGTAACGGTGTTCATATTATTGACTTGGTGCAAACTGCCCAGTTGATGGAAGACGCTTATGTTTATTTACGCACTGCCTCTGAGCAAGGTAAGAAAGTTTTGTTTGTTGGCACCAAGCGGCAGGCAGCCGGAATTATTGCCCAAGAAGCGCTGCGCTGTGGCTCGTACTTTGTTAACCAACGCTGGTTGGGTGGGATGTTAACCAACTGGACAACCATCAAGACCCGGGTCGATCGCCTTAAAGAATTAGAGCGTCGGCAAGATACGGGCGCACTTGACCTGTTGCCTAAAAAAGAAGCGGCGGTTTTACGTCGTGAGCTAGAAAAGCTTCAGAAATATCTCGGCGGCATCAAAGCAATGCGGAAGATTCCTGATATTGTTTTGCTGGTGGATCAGCGGCGCGAGTACAATGCCGTGCAAGAGTGCCAAAAACTCAATATCCCGATCGTATCTTTGCTAGATACAAACTGCGACCCAGACACCGTTGATGTTCCTATTCCGGCTAACGATGATGCAATTCGGTCTATTAAGCTAATTGTGGGTCGTTTGGCAGATGCCATTTACGAAGGTCGTCATGGTCAACTTGAGGTTGAAGAAGACTACGATGACGAAGAGTACGATTATGACGAAGGCGATTTTCCCG
- a CDS encoding iron uptake porin codes for MLSKVLWNSLLATPALLGAALIVSSSAIAAETQPSTKADVLLGDVTSLHIDSVAAPEVAPVQISAVPTAELAPTASTDAPAEMAPIAPTQVAQISAPVAPAAPVAPAPSNVDSLNQVVEYSNEGNNGLAQAGGLTIDRLSDVRPSDWAYTALQNLVEKYACIVGYPNLTYQGNRALTRYEFAAGLSSCLDRISDLIAASTADLATAEDLATLQRLQEEFAAELATLRGRVDSLEARTAELEANQFSTTTKLKGETIFIVGVPIDEDDAFDDQPLAGYRVRLNFDTSFTGDDLLRARLQARDIDRFDGFGGTNWTIGSGVGDNITLDKLYYTFPLGNSVDVTVAAQGYADSDWVASSITPLDSDGGGSIGSFGSPPAYDFIPGSAGLGAIVQLSDNFSLDFGYSAAEAERSSPGAGLFNGDYGIIAQLTYLSDFLDAALVYGNGYSGTGFTNGGSGGPAIANTYGALVNFKFGDFEVGGNAAYIPIIDIGNNSYDVWSYQATLAIRDLGGSGNMLGVLAGVAPYDSDLALGLDDDNSFVGEIFYKLQLSDNISVTPGLIYIDSPGNDSANDSTFVGALRTTFSF; via the coding sequence ATGTTATCTAAAGTTCTTTGGAACTCTCTTCTAGCTACGCCAGCGCTGCTCGGCGCGGCTTTGATCGTTTCTTCTTCTGCGATCGCGGCAGAAACTCAGCCTTCCACAAAAGCTGATGTATTGCTAGGCGACGTTACAAGTTTACACATTGATTCTGTGGCTGCTCCTGAAGTTGCTCCAGTCCAAATCAGCGCTGTTCCTACTGCTGAATTAGCTCCTACAGCTTCAACAGATGCACCTGCAGAGATGGCTCCTATTGCACCTACCCAAGTGGCTCAGATTTCTGCTCCAGTTGCCCCTGCTGCTCCAGTTGCCCCTGCTCCCTCCAACGTTGACTCGCTCAATCAGGTTGTTGAATATAGCAACGAAGGCAACAACGGTCTGGCACAAGCCGGTGGGTTGACCATCGATCGCCTCTCCGATGTCCGTCCTAGCGACTGGGCATATACTGCGTTGCAAAACCTGGTTGAGAAGTATGCGTGTATCGTGGGCTATCCTAACCTGACATACCAAGGGAACCGGGCGTTGACGCGCTACGAGTTTGCAGCGGGTTTGAGTTCGTGCCTAGACCGGATCAGCGACCTGATTGCGGCGAGCACAGCAGACCTAGCGACCGCCGAAGACCTTGCTACTCTACAGCGGCTTCAAGAAGAGTTCGCTGCTGAACTGGCAACTTTGCGTGGTCGCGTTGATTCTTTAGAAGCTCGCACTGCTGAGTTGGAAGCAAACCAGTTCTCCACTACCACCAAGCTGAAGGGTGAAACTATCTTCATCGTTGGTGTACCTATTGATGAAGACGATGCGTTTGATGATCAGCCTCTTGCTGGCTACCGAGTTCGCTTGAACTTTGATACTAGCTTCACTGGCGACGACCTCTTGAGAGCCCGTCTTCAGGCCCGTGATATCGATAGATTTGATGGATTTGGCGGAACGAACTGGACAATTGGTTCAGGTGTAGGCGATAACATCACTCTAGACAAGCTCTACTACACCTTCCCCTTAGGCAACAGCGTTGATGTGACGGTTGCGGCTCAAGGTTATGCTGATTCTGACTGGGTTGCCAGCAGTATTACTCCTTTGGATAGCGATGGTGGCGGTTCTATCGGCAGCTTTGGTAGTCCTCCCGCCTATGACTTTATTCCAGGAAGTGCAGGCTTAGGTGCGATCGTTCAATTATCAGATAACTTCAGCCTTGATTTTGGCTATTCTGCTGCTGAAGCAGAACGCTCAAGCCCTGGCGCAGGTCTGTTCAACGGAGACTACGGTATCATCGCTCAGTTAACCTACCTTAGCGATTTCTTGGATGCTGCCCTAGTTTATGGAAATGGTTATAGTGGCACTGGCTTCACTAACGGTGGTTCGGGTGGACCTGCTATTGCTAATACCTACGGTGCTTTGGTCAACTTCAAGTTTGGTGACTTTGAAGTTGGTGGTAACGCTGCCTATATTCCAATTATTGATATTGGCAACAACAGCTACGATGTTTGGAGCTACCAAGCAACCTTGGCAATTCGTGACTTGGGTGGTAGTGGTAACATGCTCGGTGTGTTGGCAGGTGTTGCTCCTTACGATTCTGACCTAGCTTTGGGTCTAGATGATGACAACTCATTTGTTGGAGAAATCTTCTACAAACTTCAGTTGAGTGACAATATTTCTGTTACTCCTGGTCTGATCTACATTGACAGTCCTGGTAATGACAGTGCTAATGACTCAACTTTCGTTGGCGCACTAAGAACAACCTTCTCGTTCTAA
- a CDS encoding Rrf2 family transcriptional regulator, translating into MELSCKSEYALLALLELTACYSNGEPLQIRQIAIEQSIPDRYLEQLLATLRRAGLVRSQRGAKGGYILAREPWKITLFEVVKCIEGTDSQPHDPHREPKSVEGTVIREVWQEAGQASDVILQRYTLQDIAEKREARQRLDIMYYI; encoded by the coding sequence GTGGAACTCTCCTGCAAAAGTGAATATGCGCTGCTAGCTCTTCTAGAACTGACTGCTTGTTACAGCAATGGTGAACCTTTGCAAATCCGACAAATAGCAATAGAACAAAGCATTCCCGATCGCTATCTCGAACAACTCTTGGCGACCCTTAGGCGGGCAGGGCTTGTTCGGAGCCAACGAGGTGCAAAAGGAGGATACATTTTGGCTAGAGAGCCTTGGAAAATTACTCTTTTTGAGGTTGTGAAGTGCATAGAAGGGACCGATTCTCAACCGCATGATCCCCATCGAGAGCCTAAATCTGTAGAAGGTACTGTCATTCGGGAAGTTTGGCAAGAAGCAGGTCAAGCCTCGGATGTAATTTTGCAAAGGTATACGCTACAAGACATTGCTGAGAAGCGAGAAGCAAGACAGCGACTAGATATCATGTATTACATTTAA
- a CDS encoding NAD-dependent epimerase/dehydratase family protein — MKVLVIGGDGYCGWATALYLSNRGYEVGILDNMVRRHWDMELCVETLTPIAPIQSRIQRWKDLTGKQIDLFVGDITNYEFLSRAMHQFEPEAVVHFGEQRSAPFSMIDREHAVLTQVNNVVGTLNLLYVMRESFPDCHLVKLGTMGEYGTPNIDIEEGFITLEHNGRKDTLPYPKQPGSFYHLSKVHDSHNIHFACKVWGLRATDLNQGVVYGVLTEETGMDELLINRLDYDGVFGTALNRFCIQAAIGHPLTVYGTGGQTRAFLDIRDTVRCVELAIATPADPGKFRVFNQFTELFGIGDLAMMVKKAGTTLGLNVEVTHLENPRVEMEEHYFNAKNTNLLDLGLQPHFLSDSLLDSLLNFSVKYKSRVDETQILPKVKWKR, encoded by the coding sequence ATGAAAGTCCTAGTTATTGGCGGTGACGGCTACTGCGGTTGGGCAACCGCATTGTACCTTTCCAATCGAGGTTACGAAGTTGGTATCCTAGACAACATGGTTCGGCGGCACTGGGACATGGAGCTTTGCGTCGAAACGTTAACCCCGATCGCCCCGATTCAGTCTCGGATTCAACGCTGGAAAGACCTGACGGGCAAGCAGATTGATTTGTTTGTTGGCGACATTACGAACTACGAGTTCCTAAGTCGAGCCATGCACCAGTTTGAGCCAGAAGCCGTTGTGCATTTTGGTGAACAGCGATCGGCTCCTTTTTCAATGATTGATCGAGAGCACGCCGTTTTGACCCAGGTTAATAATGTGGTCGGCACGCTCAATCTTTTGTATGTCATGCGCGAAAGCTTTCCCGACTGCCATTTGGTTAAGCTTGGCACCATGGGCGAGTACGGCACTCCTAATATTGACATTGAAGAAGGCTTTATTACTCTTGAACACAATGGACGCAAAGATACGCTGCCCTATCCTAAGCAGCCTGGTTCGTTCTATCACCTCAGCAAAGTGCATGATTCTCACAATATTCACTTTGCCTGTAAGGTTTGGGGGCTGCGAGCTACTGACCTGAACCAGGGGGTAGTTTATGGAGTGCTAACTGAAGAAACAGGCATGGATGAATTGCTGATCAACCGTCTAGATTATGACGGGGTGTTTGGGACGGCTCTGAATCGCTTCTGCATTCAGGCGGCGATCGGGCATCCGTTAACGGTCTATGGAACAGGTGGACAAACCCGAGCATTTTTAGATATCCGAGACACGGTGCGATGCGTGGAATTGGCGATCGCCACTCCAGCAGACCCCGGCAAATTCCGCGTCTTCAACCAATTTACCGAACTCTTTGGCATCGGCGATTTGGCAATGATGGTTAAAAAAGCCGGAACTACATTGGGATTAAATGTAGAAGTGACTCATCTAGAAAATCCTCGTGTCGAGATGGAAGAACACTACTTCAATGCCAAAAATACTAATCTGCTTGATCTAGGGTTACAGCCTCACTTCCTCTCCGATTCTCTGTTAGACTCGCTGCTGAATTTCAGTGTCAAGTACAAGAGCCGCGTTGATGAGACGCAGATTTTGCCTAAAGTAAAGTGGAAACGATAA
- a CDS encoding DnaJ domain-containing protein, producing the protein MSKSNHYTTLEVSQTASQAEIKQAYRRLAKQLHPDTNSSSASHEQIAQLNVAYEILGDPFKRQSYDRQINHASKAAGFDPAARRPTRQERTAEAQKRYRQRQSSRDSDELFKLWLKQVYQPIIRWLNLVLKPLKSQINALAADPFDDELLEAFQAYLEECRDYLQKAQQAFSSRPNPPNLAGVAAHLYYCLNQVSDGIDELERFTTSYDDHYLHTGQELFRIATGLRREAQAAVREIA; encoded by the coding sequence ATGTCAAAATCGAATCACTATACTACTCTAGAGGTTAGCCAGACAGCAAGTCAGGCAGAGATTAAGCAAGCTTACCGTCGCCTTGCTAAACAGCTACATCCTGATACAAATTCATCGTCTGCCAGTCATGAGCAAATTGCGCAACTGAACGTTGCTTATGAGATTTTAGGTGATCCGTTTAAACGACAGTCCTACGATCGCCAAATTAACCACGCATCCAAAGCTGCTGGATTTGACCCTGCTGCCCGCCGCCCTACCCGTCAAGAACGAACTGCTGAAGCACAAAAACGATATCGACAGCGGCAAAGTAGTCGAGATAGCGATGAGCTTTTCAAGCTTTGGCTAAAGCAGGTTTATCAACCCATTATCCGATGGCTAAATCTGGTTCTTAAGCCTTTAAAGTCTCAGATTAATGCCCTTGCGGCTGATCCTTTTGATGACGAATTGCTAGAAGCATTTCAGGCTTACTTAGAGGAATGCAGGGATTATTTGCAAAAAGCACAACAAGCTTTTAGTTCCAGACCCAATCCTCCTAATTTAGCTGGAGTAGCAGCGCATCTGTACTATTGCCTGAACCAGGTCAGCGATGGAATCGATGAGCTAGAACGGTTTACAACCAGTTATGACGATCATTATCTTCATACTGGGCAAGAACTATTTCGGATCGCCACTGGGCTGCGTCGAGAGGCACAGGCTGCGGTCAGGGAGATCGCTTAA
- the cysK gene encoding cysteine synthase A, translated as MRIANNITELIGRTPLVRLNRIPQTAGCVAQIVVKLEGMNPSASVKDRIGISMIEDAEQKGLISPGKTILVEPTSGNTGIALAMTAAAKGYQLILTMPETMSSERRAMLRAYGAKLELTPGIEGMGGCIQRAQQIVNSLPDAYMLQQFSNLANPKIHRETTANEIWEDTEGQVDMLVAGVGTGGTITGVAEVLKQRKPSFKAIAVEPANSSILSGGRPGPHKIQGIGAGFVPQVLKVELIDEVITISDDEAIAYGRRLAREEGLLSGISTGAALAAATRVACRSENAGKLIVMIQPSFGERYLSTPLFQDPELVASTVLG; from the coding sequence ATGCGAATTGCTAACAACATCACTGAATTAATTGGTCGCACTCCATTAGTACGTCTGAACCGCATTCCTCAAACTGCGGGGTGTGTCGCTCAAATTGTGGTAAAGCTAGAGGGAATGAATCCATCTGCATCGGTGAAAGATCGGATTGGGATTAGCATGATTGAAGATGCAGAGCAGAAGGGACTGATTTCGCCAGGGAAGACGATTTTGGTTGAACCCACTTCTGGCAACACAGGGATTGCGCTAGCAATGACAGCGGCAGCAAAAGGTTATCAATTAATTTTGACGATGCCAGAAACTATGAGTTCTGAGCGACGGGCAATGTTGCGAGCTTATGGGGCAAAGCTAGAGCTAACTCCCGGCATTGAGGGTATGGGCGGCTGTATTCAACGAGCACAGCAAATTGTCAATTCTTTGCCTGATGCTTATATGCTGCAACAGTTTAGCAATCTGGCGAATCCAAAAATTCATCGTGAGACTACTGCCAACGAGATCTGGGAAGACACCGAGGGACAAGTTGATATGTTAGTAGCAGGCGTGGGTACAGGCGGCACGATTACAGGCGTAGCTGAAGTTTTGAAGCAGCGAAAGCCTAGTTTCAAAGCGATCGCTGTTGAACCTGCCAATAGCTCTATCCTATCGGGTGGGCGACCAGGGCCTCATAAAATTCAGGGGATTGGAGCGGGGTTTGTACCTCAAGTTTTAAAGGTAGAGTTGATCGACGAAGTGATTACCATTAGTGATGATGAGGCGATCGCGTATGGTCGTCGCTTAGCGCGTGAAGAAGGACTGCTGTCTGGGATTTCTACAGGTGCAGCTTTGGCAGCAGCGACTAGAGTGGCTTGCCGTTCTGAAAACGCAGGCAAGCTAATTGTGATGATTCAGCCTAGTTTTGGTGAGCGTTATTTGAGCACGCCACTGTTTCAAGATCCAGAATTAGTAGCCTCCACTGTTTTAGGATAG
- a CDS encoding glycosyltransferase family 1 protein — translation MRIALFTETFLPKVDGIVTRLSHTVDHLQRLGNQVLVISPDGGLTEYKGAKIYGIPGFPLPLYPELKLALPRPSMRQVLETFQPDLIHLVNPAVLGLGGLYYAKSLDVPLVASYHTHLPKYLEHYGLGMLEGVLWELLKAVHNQAQINLCTSTAMQEALTSHGIERVAVWQKGVDTELFQPNLGSPEMRSHLTQGHPESPLLLYVGRLSAEKEIDRIKPVLQSIPGARLALVGDGPYRQELEKHFADTPTYFVGYMTGQTLASAFASADAFIFPSRTETLGLVLLEAMAAGCPVIAANAGGIPDIISDGANGYLFDPQDEGGAIAATQRLLSHADERETLRQNARMEAEQWGWAAATRQLQGFYQAVLDERSMPTAA, via the coding sequence ATGCGAATTGCTCTGTTTACCGAAACTTTTCTGCCTAAAGTCGATGGAATTGTGACTCGCTTGAGTCATACGGTTGATCATTTACAACGACTAGGGAATCAGGTGCTAGTAATCTCGCCAGACGGCGGACTCACAGAATATAAGGGAGCCAAGATTTATGGCATTCCTGGGTTTCCGTTGCCTCTTTATCCTGAACTGAAGCTGGCGCTGCCTCGTCCATCCATGCGCCAAGTTTTAGAAACGTTTCAGCCCGACTTGATTCATTTAGTGAATCCAGCAGTGCTGGGTTTGGGGGGCTTGTATTATGCCAAGTCGTTAGATGTGCCCCTAGTTGCGTCTTACCATACCCATTTACCCAAGTATCTGGAGCACTATGGTCTAGGAATGTTGGAGGGTGTACTCTGGGAACTCCTAAAGGCGGTTCATAATCAGGCGCAAATCAATCTTTGTACTTCTACTGCTATGCAAGAGGCGCTGACGAGTCATGGCATTGAGCGGGTTGCGGTATGGCAAAAAGGAGTTGATACGGAGCTATTTCAGCCTAATCTGGGCAGCCCAGAAATGCGATCGCATCTTACCCAAGGGCATCCTGAAAGCCCACTCTTGCTTTATGTGGGTCGTCTTTCAGCAGAAAAAGAAATCGATCGCATTAAACCCGTCCTTCAATCGATTCCCGGTGCTCGATTAGCACTGGTAGGCGACGGACCCTACCGCCAAGAACTTGAGAAACATTTTGCTGATACGCCTACTTATTTTGTTGGCTACATGACCGGGCAAACCCTCGCTTCTGCCTTCGCTTCTGCCGATGCTTTTATCTTTCCTTCTCGCACAGAAACTTTGGGCTTGGTGCTGTTGGAAGCCATGGCAGCAGGTTGTCCCGTCATTGCAGCCAATGCTGGAGGGATTCCGGATATTATCTCGGATGGAGCCAATGGTTACTTGTTCGATCCGCAGGACGAAGGAGGTGCGATCGCCGCGACCCAGCGCCTCCTCTCCCACGCAGACGAACGGGAAACGCTGCGACAAAATGCTCGGATGGAGGCAGAGCAATGGGGCTGGGCAGCAGCAACACGACAATTACAAGGATTTTATCAAGCTGTATTAGATGAGCGATCGATGCCAACGGCTGCTTAA
- a CDS encoding photosystem II D2 protein (photosystem q(a) protein) produces RAAEDPEFETFYTKNILLNEGIRAWMAPQDQIHENFIFPEEVLPRGNAL; encoded by the coding sequence TCCGGGCGGCCGAGGATCCGGAGTTTGAGACGTTTTACACGAAGAACATTTTGTTAAACGAGGGCATCCGGGCCTGGATGGCACCTCAAGACCAGATTCACGAAAACTTTATCTTCCCTGAAGAGGTGCTGCCCAGAGGCAACGCTCTCTAA
- a CDS encoding sugar transferase: MLGELPSVFKLLAPHRSVNSALKRLIDIVGAIAGMMILAMLFLPITIAIRAESPGSVLYKQTRYGLQGRPFTLLKFRSMVKDADRLKTLVHNEAEGLIFKNEQDPRITRIGRLLRRTSLDEVPQFWNVLVGEMSLVGTRPPTHDEVIHYTDRHWQRLNVKPGLTGLWQVSGRSEIKDFEEIVSLDLQYQALWTPTYDLQIILRTFGVLLTKSGAC; this comes from the coding sequence ATGCTGGGTGAGCTACCTTCCGTGTTTAAGCTTCTGGCTCCCCATCGGTCTGTGAACAGTGCCTTGAAGCGATTGATTGACATTGTTGGGGCGATCGCTGGAATGATGATCCTGGCGATGCTGTTTCTCCCGATTACGATCGCTATTCGGGCTGAAAGCCCTGGCTCAGTACTTTATAAACAAACGCGCTATGGATTACAAGGTCGTCCTTTTACCTTATTAAAATTTCGTTCGATGGTAAAGGATGCAGATCGACTGAAGACGCTAGTACATAACGAAGCTGAAGGTCTAATTTTCAAGAACGAGCAAGATCCGCGCATCACTCGTATTGGTAGACTATTGCGACGGACCAGCTTGGACGAGGTGCCCCAGTTCTGGAATGTTTTGGTTGGAGAGATGAGTCTGGTCGGCACCCGTCCGCCCACCCACGATGAAGTGATTCACTACACCGATCGCCACTGGCAGCGGCTGAATGTTAAGCCAGGACTGACAGGACTCTGGCAAGTGAGTGGGCGATCGGAAATTAAAGACTTTGAAGAAATTGTTAGTTTAGACCTGCAATATCAGGCGCTCTGGACACCCACATACGATTTGCAAATCATTTTGAGAACTTTTGGGGTGTTGCTAACCAAGTCCGGAGCTTGCTAA
- a CDS encoding iron uptake porin encodes MNKVLWSTLLASPAFLVATLFTAVPAIAIEAEVQLSGASTSDVLASVSLPKVAAVQVSEAAAVIAPVPAQVAQISAPVAPAPSNVDSLNQVVEYSNEGNNGLAQAGGLTIDRLSDVRPSDWAYTALQNLVEKYACIVGYPNLTYQGNRALTRYEFAAGLSSCLDRISDLIAASTADLATAEDLATLQRLQEEFAAELATLRGKVDSLEARTAELEANQFSTTTKLVGETVFSVSDIFGGGNDSTENDLGDINETTFQYRTRLNFDTSFTGRDQLRARLQAGNFNRFVTTDPATSSSLLGNEGRLGYDTGTSNALELDDLYYRFPIGDKVTARIVANAGAFNDIVNTVSPFSSSGTGALSRFGRFNPIYRAPSVNAGAATSIQFNDQITLQLGYLAGEAERSGSGAGLFNGNYGAIGQLTLTPFNRLTLGLTYINAYVQGRDSAGSSIGNNTGTGSSLARVSIGRPLSINSYGVEANFKVSSGLQVGGWAGYSHIRAIGVGDADVWNYALTVALPDLGGRGNQLGIVAGIQPRLTGADAEVGDLLSGDRRSDPDVGLHLEGFYRLRLSDNISITPGVIVLTEPNHNSNNDTAVIGVVRTTFSF; translated from the coding sequence ATGAATAAAGTTTTATGGAGCACACTGCTGGCATCTCCTGCATTTCTTGTTGCTACGCTGTTTACAGCAGTGCCCGCGATCGCTATTGAAGCTGAAGTCCAACTCAGCGGAGCTTCTACTTCTGATGTACTAGCCTCAGTTTCATTGCCTAAAGTGGCTGCGGTACAAGTTAGCGAGGCAGCCGCTGTCATCGCTCCAGTGCCTGCCCAAGTGGCTCAGATTTCTGCTCCAGTTGCCCCTGCTCCCTCCAACGTTGACTCGCTCAATCAGGTTGTTGAATATAGCAACGAAGGCAACAACGGTCTGGCACAAGCCGGTGGGTTGACCATCGATCGCCTCTCCGATGTCCGTCCTAGCGACTGGGCATATACTGCGTTGCAAAACCTGGTTGAGAAGTATGCGTGTATTGTGGGCTATCCTAACCTGACATACCAAGGGAACCGGGCGTTGACGCGCTACGAGTTTGCAGCGGGTTTGAGTTCGTGCCTAGACCGGATCAGCGACCTGATTGCAGCGAGCACGGCTGACTTAGCGACCGCGGAAGACCTGGCGACGCTCCAACGCTTGCAAGAAGAGTTCGCTGCTGAACTGGCAACCCTACGCGGCAAGGTGGATTCTTTAGAAGCTCGGACTGCTGAGTTAGAAGCAAACCAGTTCTCTACCACGACAAAGCTGGTGGGTGAGACCGTTTTTTCAGTCAGTGACATTTTTGGCGGTGGTAACGATAGCACCGAGAATGATCTGGGTGATATCAATGAAACAACTTTCCAATATCGGACTCGTCTAAACTTTGATACCAGCTTCACCGGTCGAGATCAGTTGAGAGCCCGTCTTCAAGCAGGTAACTTTAACCGATTTGTCACCACCGATCCTGCAACTTCTTCCTCGCTGTTAGGCAACGAAGGACGGCTGGGTTATGACACGGGCACAAGCAACGCCCTTGAGCTTGATGACTTATACTATCGCTTCCCAATTGGCGATAAGGTTACTGCTCGAATTGTTGCCAATGCGGGTGCTTTCAACGATATCGTCAACACGGTTAGCCCCTTTAGTTCAAGCGGTACGGGTGCCCTTTCTCGGTTTGGTCGGTTTAACCCTATCTACCGTGCTCCGAGCGTCAACGCAGGAGCGGCTACAAGTATTCAGTTCAATGACCAGATTACGCTTCAACTGGGCTACCTAGCTGGCGAAGCAGAACGTTCTGGTAGTGGTGCCGGTTTGTTCAATGGTAACTATGGTGCAATTGGTCAACTAACCTTGACCCCCTTTAATCGCTTGACTTTAGGTCTTACCTACATCAATGCCTACGTTCAGGGAAGGGACAGCGCCGGCAGCTCTATTGGCAACAATACTGGAACAGGCAGTTCTCTGGCTCGTGTATCAATTGGGAGACCTCTGTCGATCAACTCCTATGGCGTTGAGGCTAACTTTAAGGTGTCGAGCGGACTCCAAGTTGGTGGCTGGGCAGGTTACTCTCACATCCGCGCCATTGGGGTGGGTGATGCTGATGTTTGGAACTATGCTCTAACGGTTGCACTTCCTGATTTAGGTGGTAGAGGCAACCAATTAGGTATTGTTGCAGGTATTCAGCCTCGCTTGACGGGTGCCGATGCAGAAGTTGGCGACCTCCTCTCTGGCGATCGCAGAAGTGATCCAGATGTTGGTCTTCACCTTGAGGGTTTCTATCGTCTTCGGCTTAGTGACAACATCAGTATTACTCCTGGTGTGATTGTTTTGACTGAGCCGAACCACAACAGCAACAATGATACTGCTGTCATTGGGGTCGTTAGAACCACGTTTAGCTTCTAA